Proteins co-encoded in one Ziziphus jujuba cultivar Dongzao chromosome 9, ASM3175591v1 genomic window:
- the LOC107427732 gene encoding serine carboxypeptidase-like 20: MNCTTKAQFVTPLSDSVCVRLSLSPFQSLFLLAWKQRLSASCILYLSQREAMAETSLIFYRGLVLGSIACLFLGFVVPTQSAPEAALVTQLPGFTGTFPSKHYSGYVTIDENHGRNLFYYFVESERKPTEDPVVLWLNGGPGCSSFDGFVYEHGPFNFEAAKTEGSLPQLHLNPYSWSKVSNVIYLDSPAGVGFSYSKNRTDYRTGDLKTASDSHTFLLKWFELYPEFVSNPFFIAGESYAGIYVPTLAYEVVKGLDAGAKPILNFKGYLVGNGVTDDVIDGNALVPFAHGMGLISDDLFEEVTNECNGNFYNSAIESCQNKLAKVDEDIEGLNIYDILEPCYHDPSIWETPTIELKLPSSFRRLGETERPLAVRTRMFGRAWPFRAPVRDGIVPTWPQLLNGQTVPCTDDEVATAWLNDETVRKAIHAEEESIIGPWELCTGNIVFSHDAGSMINYHKNLTSRGYRALIYSGDHDMCVPYTGSEAWTRSVGYNIVDEWRPWNSNGQVAGFIQGYEYNLTFVTIKGAGHTVPEYKPREALDFYSRFLAGQPI; encoded by the exons atgaATTGCACTACAAAAGCACAATTTGTTACCCCTCTCAGTGACTCTGTGTGTGtgcgtctctctctctctcctttccagtctctctttctcttggcTTGGAAGCAACGCCTATCAGCAAGTTGCATTCTATATTTG AGTCAGAGAGAAGCCATGGCTGAGACCAGTCTTATCTTCTACAGAGGATTAGTTTTGGGGTCCATAGCTTGCTTGTTCCTGGGTTTTGTAGTACCAACTCAATCAGCTCCCGAAGCTGCTCTAGTTACTCAGCTTCCTGGTTTCACTGGCACTTTTCCTTCAAAACACTACTCTGG GTATGTGACAATTGATGAAAACCATGGGAGGAATCTGTTCTATTATTTCGTTGAATCAGAGAGAAAGCCGACGGAGGACCCAGTGGTTCTTTGGCTTAATGGTGGACCTGGATGCTCCAGCTTTGATGGATTCGTTTATGAGCATG GCCCATTCAATTTTGAAGCGGCAAAGACTGAGGGAAGCCTTCCCCAATTGCACCTTAATCCATACAGCTGGTCTAAG GTATCCAACGTTATATATTTGGATTCTCCTGCTGGTGTGGGGTTTTCTTACTCAAAAAACAGAACTGACTACAGAACTGGCGATTTAAAGACTGCTTCTGATAGCCATACATTTCTTCTGAAG TGGTTTGAATTGTACCCGGAGTTtgtctccaatccattttttATTGCTGGAGAGTCATATGCTGGAATTTATGTGCCAACTCTAGCTTATGAAGTAGTCAAAG GACTTGATGCAGGTGCAAAGCCCATACTCAACTTCAAG GGTTATTTGGTGGGCAATGGAGTTACTGATGATGTGATTGATGGCAATGCTTTGGTTCCATTTGCACATGGAATGGGACTGATATCAGATGACCTGTTTGAG GAGGTTACTAATGAATGTAATGGAAACTTTTATAATTCAGCCATTGAAAGTTGTCAGAACAAGCTTGCAAAAGTTGACGAG GACATAGAAGGACTGAACATATATGACATCCTAGAACCATGTTATCACGACCCAAGCATATGGGAGACTCCAACTATTGAATTAAAACTGCCATCCAGCTTCCGACGGTTAGGTGAGACTGAAAGGCCACTTGCTGTAAGAACAAGAATGTTCGGTCGTGCCTGGCCTTTTAGAGCTCCTGTTAGAGATGGAATTGTTCCAACTTGGCCACAGCTTCTTAACGGCCAGACTGTCCCATGTACC GATGATGAAGTTGCAACTGCATGGTTGAATGATGAAACAGTTAGGAAAGCAATTCATGCGGAAGAG GAAAGCATAATTGGTCCTTGGGAGTTGTGTACAGGCAACATTGTTTTTAGTCATGATGCTGGGAGTATGATCAATTACCACAAGAACCTTACTTCCAGGGGATATCGGGCACTTATATACAG TGGCGATCATGATATGTGTGTTCCATACACTGGTAGTGAAGCATGGACAAGATCAGTTGGTTATAATATTGTGGATGAATGGAGACCTTGGAATTCCAATGGACAAGTTGCCGG GTTTATCCAGGGTTATGAATACAACCTCACCTTTGTAACCATAAAG GGAGCTGGACATACTGTTCCGGAATACAAGCCACGAGAGGCATTGGATTTTTACAGCCGGTTTTTGGCCGGACAACCAATATAA